From Chlorocebus sabaeus isolate Y175 chromosome 10, mChlSab1.0.hap1, whole genome shotgun sequence:
GGAAACAACCCACTTCTTCCGCAGATGCCCCGTGCTTTCAGAAGCTGGTGCCCGGGTCTCTGTGGGATGGGGTAGCCCTGGGACTCACCTAGGAGGAGGGACAGCAATTCCACATGGGAAGCTCCAGAGCCCCAAATCCCAAAATACAGAAGCAgccactgcctccctccctggcccTGGCAGGAGACAGGGTCCTCTCTAGAGAGGGCATGTGGACTCGAGTATCAGGCCCACCCAAACCTGGAGTCCCGCCTGAAACAGGGATCCCAGCCTCTTCCCACTTGGCTCCTAGAAGCCGCAGATGCCCTTTGGGCTTCTCCCTAGAGGTGGTTCTACAGTGAGAGGTTGTAGCAAGGTGAAGAGTATTTCCCCAGCGACATGTCCTTCCCAGAACACAGGATGTGCCCTTGTTAGAAATAGGGCCTGGGACATAACATTAGTTAAATTACAGTGATGTCATACTTGAGTAGAGTGAACCTTAAATTCAATGACTGGTGTCCCTATACGAAGAGAGAGACAATGACACAGAGGTGGCCGCCAGGGGAATCGGCAGACATGGGAGCGGTGTGTCTCCAAGCCCGGGGACAACGGGGGTGCCAGAGGCCCCCAGAGCGGGGAAGAGGCAGGAGGCTCCTCCCCAGCAGCCTCCAAGGAGAGCTGACCCTGTCAATGCCGCGATCACAGGCTCCAGCCCCCAGAGCTGGCTGAGCATACAACCCTGTTACGTGAAGACTCTTCGTTTGCGTCCTTTGCCTTGCAGCCCATGAAGCAACCACAGGCCATGGCGTGCAGCCTGAGAAACTCAGGAGGAAACTGATCGCCCACCTGGAACTCTGCCCAGGCCTCGCCGACACTCAAGTGCAGGTCAGAACCAGGATACTGTCTGGATACTGTCAGGAAGTCTGAAGTGTACCTGCCAGGTCCCCGTTCTCAAAAGCTACTGTGAGACGGGCACcagcaaaaagaaagaataaaccaAAACAGGAGGCCATGAGGAAAGCAGGAAATGGAAATGCAACCAGGAGAGCGGTGAAGGGTAGCCCCGGACCAGAGATGGACACCTGTGGGTAACCCGGAGCTGTGGATCCTTGGGGGAGACAGTGCTCACGCAGAGCACTGGTGTTGAATTAACCAAAGCACCCAGAAGCCTGGGCAGGAGAGAGTCCAGGACCTCATCACCCTCAGGAAGCAAGGCCTGTGTAGGAAAAGAGAGGCCTCCTGGGCCACCACAGCTCACCCAGGTTGTGTTTCCAAGCCAGGGAACTCGAGAGGGCTCTGGAGCTCATCAGGAGGAGGAGGCCGACCCACCCTGGGTGAAGGATCCGCAGGGGAGTGCGGGGGCCGCAAGGGAGGAAAGCCGGCCCCCTACATTGCAGGAGACAGCCCAGGGTTGACGCCTGAACTAAAGAGTCTCAGAGAAGCCCTGCAGGCCCAGTGTGTGGGGACAGAGAGGCCAACACTCAGCTGCTTCCTGGCAGAGGGCGGTGCTGCCTCGGGGACGAGGGGCAGGAGTGGGTTCCTGATGCACTTCCTGCCCTTTCTAGGGCCGTGCACATGCCTGAGATAGTGTGACCACATCGGAACCACGGCGACAGATCACGATGATGTCAGTGTCACCATTGCAGGGTCAGGGTGCCTGAGAGACCCCCAGCTCCTGTCTTTCCccccaggggaggctgaggcattgcccctgagacctccccagtgtAGAGCCAGCAGAAGCTGAAAAAAGCTTCCAGAATTCCACAGGAACCCAACAGCCCTTCTGGTACCTCAGCAAGGTGGAGCCGAGTGTCTGAGAGCAGGTGCAGGAAGGAGAAGGTGTGGGCTCCACCTGGGCCTCTGACACCAGGAAACAGAATCCCCAGATCTAGGGCCAGGAGGGGGCTCCATGACCTCCCCCTGCTGCTCCTCTGCTTGGGTCCAAGATGCAAGGAAGGAGGGGCACACACCGTGCGGGAGCTGAGGGGTCCCCTGTGTGCATCAGCAAGTCCCAGACCCGCCCCACCAGGAGGCAAAGGGACCGGCTGCTCCACCCCATGCTCACAGCCCTGTAAGTGCACGATGGCACCCTATATCATCTAAGTGTGGCTCCCTGTATCCTGAGGATTCAGGGACTCCAGAATGAGCCCCTCTCGGGGGAGCCTGGCTCCGGGTGTGTGGAGATGCCACCTGGGATGGGAACCCCAGGTTCATGGAGCCCCACTGCAGACGCCGTTCCCCATGTGCCCAGCGCCCCTTGCAAGGTTGGCCTCTCCCCAGCCTGCCCCCTTCTTACCTGGCTGCAGCTTGCTCGGCACCAGGACGGTGTCCACAGTGAGACATGCCGTCACAGCCCCTTCCCCACACACCGTGCCCACTGCAGAGACCTCCCCAGGAGCACTGACCCAGCACCCTCACCTCCACTCTGTAGGACCCCACGTGCCACGACGCTCTCTGGGCCCCAGCAGCCCTAgggaccccccccccccgcccttACCTGTCAGAGGGCCCAGCCAGTACACCTGGGCGTACTCCAGTAAGGTGTGTCCTGAGCAGCCAAAGGTCACAGAGGTGGCCAGGGCAGGGTTGAAGAAGGCGGACGTGAAAGGCCCGGCTGTGGGCAGAGCACAGTCAACCCtggtccccagccctgcctgaCGCCCCTCTCCAGGCCAGGACTTGACACCCACCACCAAACCCACACCGAGAACCCCACTGTGTGCAGGCCTGGGGGTTGCTCTTGGCTCCTGGAGCCCTGCCTGGCCCCCCGTACTGACGGACACACAACACAGCCAGGCTGGTTCAGTCAAGCTCTGGGTCAGGGTCAGCAGCTTGGGGGCCCCAGGGCTGTCGAACACCCTCCTGACGTCTCACCCGGACTCCCGTGACCCACCCGTGCTACCCTCCAGCACCCCACCTTGGGGGATGTGGCCCTGGAGAAAGatagggacagagagagacggaGACAGAGACTAAGAGAGACAGATagtgagagagagacaaaaagaaacagagacagggagacagagagagagaggagagacagagagagatctcAGAAAGGGgcagcagcagaggagaggcGAGGACCCGGCTGTGTGATGTGAGACAAGGGAAGGTGGCTGCAGCCCCAGGCCAGGGTGACCACCCGAAATAACAGGATCCACCAACACCAGGGTCCTGCCTCTGGGCCGGGAAGAGCAGGGAGTGGGCCCAGCGGAGGGCAAGGGCCACAGGGACATGGAGCCTGCGTCCACCCACGTGGAAACCAGGACCCTGAGGATGGGCAGCTCTGTGCCTGAAACCAGGCTCCTTCGGCTTCATGGAGGCAGGACCTTTGACAGGAGCTCTCCAGTGCCACCCAGGACAGAGGCCCGGGCAATCTGCCACAGAGGTGTGTCACTGCAGAGCTCCCTGCTcacccgtgcctcagtttcccgatcTGTACAAGGCTCTGGTGGCACCTTCCTGTGGCCTTTGTGGTCCAGGTTCCGTGGTGTCTGCCCAGTGCTGGGTCAGGGGCAGTGCCATGGACCCAAGTGCTGGTCCTGTCCTGATTAGGACCTCGGACCCTGGGAAGGAGACCTGGCGCCATGCTCCCTGCAGCCCTTCCTGTGGTGTCCCCAGTGCCTGGAGCACGAGGCGGCCGCCCCTGGCTCTCCCCAGAGCCCCAGCACTGTGGACACCTGTCCCGGGAGCTTGCCGAACAAAGGCTTTCGTGGTGGTGGAGCCTAGCGCTCAGAGGGGAAAGCAGACATGGGGGGCTGGATCAGACGGAGCGTCTGAGTGGAGGGAGCTCACAAGGGGGTGAGGGGACTATGAGAAGTAGGTCCCACGGTCAGCCTAGGTGCAGGCAGGAACCGCAGGATGCAGGTGTCATTAGGAGGCCAGGGAGACCGAGTGGGGCAGGTGGGACAGGACCTGTCACTCTGGAAGGGGTGATAGAGGGTGCAGGGACTCCCACACCAGACCAGGGCTGGGCCAGGAAGCGCCTGCTTCGGCGGTCCCAAATACCCCAGATGCAGAACTTCTGGGAGGAATGGGAACAGCTGGGACTGGGGAGAGGTGCAGTGGCCATGATGGCCCTGGCAGGGGACAGGCTCCCCCACAGTGCCCCATGTCCAGCACAGGCCCTCGTCCACCCGCCAGGTCCCAGGAAATCACCACCCCTTCTCATGGGTTTGTTGGCCACCCGGGCCAGCGGCCCACTATCCTGGGTGTGAACAGGCCTGAGTGTGCCTGGAGGTCACACAGGTGGAGGGGTCTTGAGGGGCTCAATTAGTGCTCACCTGTGTAGGCCGTGACGGTGACCAGCAGAGCCACGGCGGGCACCCTGTAGGCGGGAGGACTGTGCCGCAGGTGCAGGAGGATCAGATGGAAACAAAAGGCGCAGGCGGCCTCCACAAGCGCCCCGTGGGGCACAGATGTGCGCAGGGCCGAGCTGCAGCTCTGGGCCATGAGGCTCTGTAGCAGGTGCAGGTCGCTGAGCTCCCAGGCCCAGCAGAGGTGCGTCAGGGTGCAGGCGGCCTGCATGCCCAGCCCCTGGGCCGCCAGCTTCAGCAGCGTGCCAGGCAGAGACGCCTCGGCCATGAGGAACTCCTGCAGGGACACGGTGGGGTTGGCCAAGGCCCCGTCCAAGGTGGCCCCATGCGCCAGGAAGAGCAGGAAGAGCAGGGTGAGCAGCAGGTCAGGCCCAAagcccccagcccagggcccGAGCTCGACCAGCATCCTCATCTCCAGGCAGCAGGCCCCGAGCTGCACCGCGCCCACCACCTCCCGGGCGAAGCCTTCATAGGCGCCCACTGGGAGCAGGGCCTTGGAGGCCCGCCTGGCCCCCTCACAGAGGGCGAAGGTGGCAAAGAAGAAGGAGAGGGACACGTTAAGACCTGCCATCGGCCTGGGCCCTGCCGAGGAGCTGTGCCTGCAGGACACCGGAGGGGACAGGGCAGGATCTGGCCGGTTCCCACAACCCAGAGGGCCCAGGAGTGTGGGAGAGGGCACCTGGGCCTCTGGGAACACcacacctgcagccccagctcccGCCCCACCAGCTGCCACCCAGGTGCACTGCCAGGATGGCCACAGGGGCCCTGGCCCACAGCCTGGCATCCTCCCGGCACGCGACACACCCGGACCCACTGGCCACGCTCGGCCAGCCCTGGACTCTGGAGACTGGCCCAGCTCTTCTGAGCCCCCAGCTGAGCTCCACTACTCCTACCTGCGCTCTTGGCTCCAGGACCCCAATACCTGCTccctgcacctggcccctctTGAGGCAGGGTCCCCCAGATCCCTGCACCTCCTCCAGGTCCCTGCCTGAACAAGGGCCCCCATTTCTGCCTCCCTGCATGAATGCTGTGTCCATCTCAGTGAGGGTCCCATGCTTATTGCACCTGCGCTGTGTCCCCACTGGGGTGAGACCCCCACTGAACCTGCACTGGGAGGGCCCCTCATGGCCCCTGCTCCTGTTCCCTGACCCTGCCTAGGTGAAGCTCACTCCTGCCTGCAACTGTAGGTGTCTTCCCTTGAGTGAGCACCCCCCTGCTCCCTGCacctggctgtgtccccaccgagGCCAGGCCCCCTGCATGTGGGCTGTGTCCCTGCCCATGGGAAGGTCCCCTCATTCCTGGTTGCCCGCACCTCCACTGTGTCCCCACCTCAGCAGGGACCTCCAGGCTTCTTGACCTGCCTAgggtccagtctgggtgagaccCTCCTCCACCTGCTGTGTGTCCCCTCTGGTCAAGAGTTAGCAGCAGCCTCTGCCCCAGGCCCACATTCTCTGCCCTGTGCTGCCCTCACCTGCCCCTCAGGAGAACTCAAGACCACCCCTCACATcaacctccctcccaccttcctgccCAGAAAGCGCTTCCCAGAGATGAAAACCGAAAGGGCCATCGTCATTTGCTTGAAATTCCTGCAGAGGGGCCAGTTGCCCACAGCTGCTTGGAGGTGGTGCTGAGCCTGGGTGTCTGCAGGGGGAGAGAGCCAGGGCTGGGACCATCCAGAGCTCCGGACCCCGAGGGATGGGGCATGAACCCTGAGGGCCCCACGATGGGCAGTCTGTCACCCTGCAGCATGGCTCCTGTCCACTGGGTCTGCATCCAAGCACTGGGACACCAGCCACGGCCATACGGGTACAGCACGTGGGACCTGCCCGGTGTCCCCCCCGCAGCCCTTTCCTTCTCCCCCAGGACCGACTCCAGTCCCCGAGGGCCTTCCCCCAACCTGGCCCACAGCTCCCCTTTCTCTGAGACttagatttccttttatttttagaaacccAGTTGGGTCCCACCTGGTGTCCCCCTGGCACAGCTGGGGAGACTGAGACCAGGAGGGAAGGGACCTGCCTGAGGGCACTGCCTGTTTTCAGGGAGAACCTTGTCCCTGAGAGTTCGTGTCCCTTGCACATGTTTGAgagttttgttccttttcattattgACTTGAACCCATGTCATGAAGAGTCACAATCTGGCCATTTTTCTGATGATGAACATGTGGGTGGATTTCAGTTCTTActactatgaataaagctgctattagcattttggtctaTTCCTTTTGAAGACACAGACTTTTATGTCTTTGGGGTAAATTCCTAAAATGCCCCGGGTGAGCTCTGTCCACTGAATAAATCCCAGATCtgtaaaattggaaagaagactTTATTTCCTAGAAAGGGGTAGGCCCTTCAGGGTGGCCGGGCAGAGCCCGGGCCGGGCACCTGGAAGgagggggttgaggcaggagcttCTTGCTGAACAGGTCAGCTAAGCACACACGCTCCCTGGGTTGCTGGAGGAGCCATGAACATTCAGGAAGGGGTCGTCACTCATGCATACTGAACAAGCACGCATGTGACATGCGTCCCAAGTTCCCTTGGGGGTGGACATGTGACATCTAAATGTGTTCCTATGAGACCCTTGCCTGGAAAGGTGAAGCAGTATCACAAAGGCGCTCAGTGCACAGCCCCTGAAAACCAACCAGAACCAGTCCCTGCTGGGTGGTCCCGGGTCAGAATTCCAGAAATCAGCCTCTTGGCCAATCAAACTCAGGGCTTGTGACACAGAGGAGTGGGGCTGTGTGTCAGCGTCTGCAGTGGGTGAGCTGCACCTGAGTGAGTATGGCTTTCCTGGAGGCCAGTGCTGGTTTAGCTGCTAGAGCAAAAGAGAACCTTCCTGGCCGGCAGCCCCTGGTTTCTGCTTTTAAGTGTCCGGTGCGTGACTCCACCCCTGCCAGGCAGGGCCTCAGGTCTTGTTGATCGTTTGCTATCTTATCGCCACGAGGGACCTGCTTTGTCAGTCTCCTCTCCACCTTCACCTTCATGCGGGTGAGTGTGGTGTCCCAACCACAGACGGAGGGGCTGTGACGCGGCGGGTCCCACCTCCCACTCTTCATGGCGGATTTTTGGCatgtttttcagatttctctGGAATCCCCTTGGCCGAGAGGGGTCCGTTCAGCTTGTTGGTGCGGGGGCTCGGAATTTCATTTCTGGTTCTCTTATGGCAGGCGAGTGAAAACGTTTTAAGGGACTGTCCAAACCTTTCCCGAAGTGGTTGCAGTGTTTTAACTCTCGCCATTCGTGTATGACAGTTTTGGTGTCTTTAAAAGTCGGTGGTGTCGAGATTTAAAAACTGTGTCTCTTCCGCTGATTGTGCGGTTCTGACTCTTCCTGGCTTAAAGTTGCATTTCCCTCATGACAAAAACTTGTTAAGCAATTAGTCCTGAACTGTCTGTCCATTCCAGTCTcctctgttcatttttaaagtggggttgtgtgtctttttattgatttgtgataattctttctatattctggatacaagatttTTGTGTGAGATTTGTTTGGCAGTATCTCCGCAGGCTTCCTGGTCATTTTCTGTGTAGTGTCTTTTGATAACTAGAGTATTTTCCTTCAAATAAAGccaaattgattatttttaaatgcactcGTCACTGCTTTTTCCTCCCTGCCCAGGAAATGTCTGTGCCCTCTCAGGTCACAGCAATGTTCCCTGATGTTTTCTCCCAGACGTTTCATGATTTCCCTGTGAAGTGAGGTCAATGAAACCTATCCAGATAGTCGGCACTTCTTGCACAACATAAGGGTGTGGTTTCGTGTGTTTCCACCTGGATGTCCAGTTGCTCtggacaccacgcccagccctggctCCACCTTGTGGGTACAAGGCTCTGCCTCTCCTGAGTGATGGGCAGTCAGAGTGGAAACCCCCACTCCCGCTTTGGGAAAGTCCCCAAATGTCTCTCCTGGACAGTGTTTCCCTCTGAGAAATGCAGCGTACCCCGTGGAGGCGAGGCCGGCTGTGACGCTGCCCCTGCTGCCCAGACCGTGGGCCGGGACCGGGCGGGCCGCACAGGCCTGGAGTGTGGCCACTGGAGCCAGCTGGATGGAGGCCTGACTGTGGGAGGCAACTGGCCATCCCTGGCACTGGGAGGGCAACAGACAGGGGTGATGGGGGTGTTGGGGTGCACAGGCCATGCTTTGGGGACCACAGCCTGGTTTCCAGCCCCTGGGACGCTGCCTCCACTCCCTGAGCTGCCCTCCTGGCCCTGGGCATGGGACCAGGACTGGAGGCAGAAAGCAAGGGGTGGGCTCTGTGTGCGGCAGTGCAGGCCACTCTCAGCCATCACCACCTGCCCAGAACCCCCTCAGCCTGGGCCGAGAGCCCACCTGGCCTATACCACACGGCTGGAGGCCCCACACAGAGCCTCCGAGCACAGAGCCCCCCAGCCCACAGCTCCAGGAGGGAGTAGCCAGAGCCACCCTCATCTCCCAGAATCCCTGCCCGGAGCCCCCACAGCCCCCTCCCACGGGCTCTGCTTAAGGACTGACCTTCCTGGACCTCTGGTGTGTGCCTGAGCAGAAGGTCAGAGAGCCCACGTCCTGAAGGGTATTAGAGTCCAGTGCCGGCCGGCCTGAGGCCCAGTTACCATCAAACAGGGTGCTGTTGGGGCTCCCTCTGTGGTTCTGAGTCAGGGCCCAGCCTCCCCCCATGACCAGGTCCTGTGCAAGCCCCCAGAGCTTGCCCTGCAGAGGACCCTGGCCAGCCCTGAGCTGGCCTCTGAGGGCGTCATGGGAGCCACTCCCGTTATCTGACCCGTGACCTGTCCAGGACACCTGCCCTCGGCCGTGCGGGACCGCACTCCTGCTCCTGAGCCAGTTCCGCCCGCCTCCCCACATCCCCTCCAAGAAGCTGGGAGGGGCCCCTGGGAGGGGCTGCATCACTGCAGGGAGCAGGCAGCGGATGCCCGGACTCCACCCAAGGCCAGGAACCCCAAGTCAGAGGAGGTCTTCCTGGAAACGGGCAGCCCCTGAGAAATGAAACTAAAGCCGCAGTCACGTGGAGGTGGCGGTGCATCAGGGTGGGGCGCAGGAAGCTGTGAGAAAGAAGTAGATCCGTATCTTATTTCTATGGCAGGACATAGTTCAAGccacagggaggggaggggaccaTTGGAGGAACAATGGAAGTAGGGGAGGGTCCACCCTATACTCCCTCTCCCCGGAAACAGGTGCGAGGGGTGCCTGAGGCCTCTGCCCAGGCCACCTCCTCAGTGTCTGGCGGTCAGAGGGTCCACCCCAGTGTGCGTGGGAACAGGCCTCCCTTCCACATGAAGGTCACCTGGGGCCACCTGGTGGGCCTTCCCTGTCCTTTCCGATCACTGGGGATGGGGGAAACTGGCCTTGGAAGGCCTGAGGACCCCTCTTGGTCAGCCTTGCCTCTGGCTCAGAGCTTTGGGCCAGGGCCCAACCTGATCCAGGACTGGCTGAGTGTCCCCCACACGGCCACTCTACTCCCACACCTGGAGGTGGGACTTAGTCAACCTGCCCTCCCAGAAGCAGCCAGATGGGGAGGGGGCTACGGGCCCCTCTGGTGTCACCCTGTGCCCACAGCCTGGGAAGGAGGCCCCCACCTCGGGGCCAGGGGATGTCCTGGCATAGATGGAGCTGTTTGGTGTCACCTGGACCAGAGGCCTGTGGGACCCAGGGCCTTGGTGCCGTGCCTGGGAGACCCAGGCCTGGAGATGGCCCTGCAGACTTTACTGTCACAGGGCATGACGGCCCCATACTCACAGGGCCTCCCGGGAAACACCGAACTGGAAGGTTGTGGGTCCATTTGGAGGTGGCTGTGAGGGGCTGCTGGTGAGCAGGCTTGGGGGTCTGCTCATGGCCTGGGAGATCAGGCTACCTGCAAGTCCCCATGGTGCCCCACACGGTGCTGGAACGGGGTCTTCCTCCACCCCTGCCAGCCACGGCCTGCTGAGCCGCCTGCTGAAAGCCACAGTGACACAGCCTGGGCTGGAGAAGACGGTGGCTCCAAAGACCCGCGGCAGCCACAGGACCCTGTGGAAAGGAGGGCTGCGGCTGCGGCTGTCAGGAGCGCTTCTGCCTGTTTgtagggttgtgtgtgtgtaggttttgtgtggacatgtccAAAGCAAACATGTTAACTCGCTTCCCTCTGCTGTCCCGTCACCACGTAGCATGAGAGGCACTGACTTATGTCACACTCTTAAAGCCTTGTGAATTTTACCACAGAATGTTTATGTTATGGGATATCAGGGGATAAATAACCACCTTCAAGGACTTCATCTCCTCTGCTGGGGATGGGACGAGCGTGTTTTCCGCTGTACCCAGGGCACTTGTATCAGGTTTGGTGGAAGCGTGACCTCAGTATGGTGTTTTTAGTCACACACTATGGTGTTTTTAGAGATTAAGTATGGCTTAAGGAGACAGGTACGGGTGCCAAGCTGACAAGGGGTGGACTCGTGATGCTTAATTTTTTGTGTCAAGTTGACTGGGCTCAAGGATGTCCAGA
This genomic window contains:
- the AQP12B gene encoding putative aquaporin-12B isoform X1, which codes for MPGCGPGPLWPSWQCTWVAAGGAGAGAAGVVFPEAQVPSPTLLGPLGCGNRPDPALSPPVSCRHSSSAGPRPMAGLNVSLSFFFATFALCEGARRASKALLPVGAYEGFAREVVGAVQLGACCLEMRMLVELGPWAGGFGPDLLLTLLFLLFLAHGATLDGALANPTVSLQEFLMAEASLPGTLLKLAAQGLGMQAACTLTHLCWAWELSDLHLLQSLMAQSCSSALRTSVPHGALVEAACAFCFHLILLHLRHSPPAYRVPAVALLVTVTAYTAGPFTSAFFNPALATSVTFGCSGHTLLEYAQVYWLGPLTGMVLAVLLHQGRLPRLFQRNLFYSQKNKYRAPRGKPALASGDTQTPAKGPSGREPGRSSVEGPHSS
- the AQP12B gene encoding putative aquaporin-12B isoform X2 → MPGCGPGPLWPSWQCTWVAAGGAGAGAAGVVFPEAQVPSPTLLGPLGCGNRPDPALSPPVSCRHSSSAGPRPMAGLNVSLSFFFATFALCEGARRASKALLPVGAYEGFAREVMRMLVELGPWAGGFGPDLLLTLLFLLFLAHGATLDGALANPTVSLQEFLMAEASLPGTLLKLAAQGLGMQAACTLTHLCWAWELSDLHLLQSLMAQSCSSALRTSVPHGALVEAACAFCFHLILLHLRHSPPAYRVPAVALLVTVTAYTAGPFTSAFFNPALATSVTFGCSGHTLLEYAQVYWLGPLTGMVLAVLLHQGRLPRLFQRNLFYSQKNKYRAPRGKPALASGDTQTPAKGPSGREPGRSSVEGPHSS